The stretch of DNA TGATGAGAATGGAATCATAACCAACGGTCATAAAGCATGAGTCGTTTCTCTATAAATTACGACACTTCTCTTCATCATTACCAAACTCATCCTTCACTTCATTATTCTTTTAACCACACTCTCTCTTTGGTCTTGTAATAATAATCAACTTAATTAACGTAAGttatatataagcaaaaaaaatgtcttCTATTGGAGCAAACTACGCACATCTACAAGTCATGCAGAAGAAGCAGAAGgaaaagatgatgaaaaagaagttggagaagaggagagatggCGGGGTAGACGGTGGAGAAGGCGGTGGCGTTTCTTCCGCCGGTAACAGAATATTTCCGGTTAAGTCTTCTCCATCGTCGACTTATGAAGTTGTAGAAAGACAAGAATGAATCAAGTGTGAgatatttcttctatttttagTTGACTTTATGTGTCTTTGTGTGTGATTTCGATGTGATATAAGTGGTCCCTCTTTTGTGTCTAAGTCTATTAAGTTACGTAATTTGTGTTACTTTGTTTTAATGTCAAAtttgtattaagaaaaaattgtatattttcgtAGATTCCAATGATCAACATGTAAGATATTTCTGTAATGAAAAATCGTTTATGAATTTCTCGGTTATTGGTTTTGGCAAACTGAACAAGAGTGGTCAATTCAGTAAcatgttattcattttttttttatctgggTCGGTTTAAGAGACATAGTCAAATTTCGGATTCAGTGGAACCTGGTTAGCTAGACACGACTAgcgttttgttttctaatttgatAACACTCTCGACAATTCCTTTCCATGTCTTATTCCGTGTCGTTAGGAGCATTTGCGGCTAAAAGTaaagatgtatatataaagaagGTGTACCGATTTCGTTATATGTAACACTCTCTTTTAACTGTTAACTatttatgtacttttttttctctactcATTAATGTTCTTTGTATTGTTTTGAGTTAGCAATCAAATCTCATGGTTGTGTATACTTGTATTAGACCTAATTGTAATGCATATGTGCAATATCGTTTTCCATGTGCAAATGGAAAATATCGAACTCGAACATGATTCCGAATGAAAAAGAAGATTgatcttaattaaaataaatctaacaaaGCATGCATATAATTTATGAtctataatactaaaaaaaaattctttctaCAATAGTAAATATATctttaataaaacttttaaacatgaTTTTAATCTACATAAAGTTTGTGACAGTTCTGCGTATGAGTGAGAGCTCTTATATGATCTAtggaaaaacacacaaagataGAGCTTGATTGTGTGAGTTTTGGTTAGACTGAGAACAAGTTCCAACGAATAATAGAATTAGCCACATCGTCATTagtaaatattgtaaaaaatttATCTTGTTTACGTTTTGGAACTTTTTTCTTGACTCTGTTGGCTGGTGCCCAAGAAATGATCTCACAAGTTATATCTAAGTTTAtgttcaaaattttcaagatgTCACCCGAAGGTTGAGATTTTTGATGGAAGAAGAGGCTATATTCTTTGGTAAGAGACATGACCCGATATAACCTCTTTTTTCATACTATTAAACTTACACTAAAAAGTTCAAGTTTAGGTTCTCATAAAAGTTTCTAAGAGAATAAAAAACTTTTCTTAGAAACTCGGATTAATATTGGGTTCGATcctaatttatatatcaaatcaatcatTTATTTACTACAACTGCTATTGAAAtctaatatatgtaaaaaagtACATATTATACAATATCTAAAATCAATCATTATTACTTCAAACTTCAGTTGCCATTAAAATTATGCTTGAAAAGTGTTTTATCTCAATTATAAAGGGtaaatatttatgaattataataattaaattaaaaacaaaaatgaattcgATTTCAGTATAATAAAGTGTTGGTCTGTTTAAATCTTAGTTCTGTTTAAAGGGAAAAAGATCTCAACTCACTTTAGAAATTCTTGGTTTAGTACTTAGGGGTGAAGAAGTAGCAAAATAAGCATTGGATCGGAGACGAGGTGTTATGAACCTACAAATTGCACCACTACTGTAAGTCATCGTTGAGAAGATGAGGAAAACAAGGAGCACAATATTGTATGTGTTAATGGCCAAGTATCGAGAAAGATTATTAGAAAACTCACAACTGAaagaatgtctttttttttcccttctgtTTTCTTGGGGGTTTATACGGTGCAAGAAACTAGTGGCATCAAATTGTGATAAGAATTTAGAAGATCAtagaatatgatttttttttttttcccagtcTGGTCTTGTGATCATAATTGGCTAGGAAGAAAGAGCACATGTGCATCATATGGTTATCATAATTGTGCTTATCATATGCTTTTATGGGCATAGTTGTCGATAGAAACAAAACATGCGTCGAGggtaaacaaataataatacttaaaaactTAGAATCTTTGATTCCCATGAGCCATGAGGCCATGTGGTAAAGCTCTCCCACGTTATTTGTTTTAccatcttctttaatttgttaattCCCCCCGACTTCTCTCACTCTCGGACAAAACCAAATTGCTGTCATTTTTTGGACAAGATGAAATATCATGTCAAGGAAATAATGTAGATGCAAAGGAAGCCGCCAATAAAAGATAGTTATAATTTTATCCACGGGGAAATAATTAACAAGTTGACAATGTTTTCCTTATTCGATTTGGTGGTAGTTACCTTTACTAACAGTTATCACCATCGTAAAGGACTAATTAATCCAGTTTGGTAACAAATCAACATATAGGACCAATAACAACTACTGCAAATCTACTTATTTTTCTtgtcctttttaaaaaaaaaaaaaaaaaaaaaaaaaaattgatttatccGATGTTATGGTTTCTTGTATTGTATATCTAGTTGATCTTGTAAGAGCTAACTTTTCATATCTTTCATcagaataaatatttaaatccagaataaacaaatatgctgccaaaaatgttttttttttctttttctttttatagtatataataatGACTACGTCTTGTACTCCATATTTACTGTACAATGTTAAATCGGAATGTCATCTTGAGCCATAACAATTTTATCgacttttaattataaaatgtaaaagttttgtttGAATTAAGCAAATAGTCAATACAAGTGAACTAAATGGTTTCTTTGAAGCTAACTTAATCAATATAAATTAAgtaaccataaataaaaaagcttcattcttttccaaaaaaatgtcatatgttgtattcgatttttttagtaattatgtGTCATCAAAATCTCATTCTAATATCTTTTAAGTTACTGTGTTCATTTTATTGtttagtttggatttttatcAATATCTTTtcagtgaaagaaaaaaaaaagtgatttgtaaaattattaaccaaggaaaaaatgttgataaaatatttttgtcctgagcaaaaaaaagtttataatcaATTCAGCTAAGTCAATTTCGTCActaattttgattaaagaaaGTATTTAATAAATGTAAGTTAGACTTGTAGTATATTATTCGCTGTACACGACTCGTTTAGTTTCTCTAGCCGAGTTGAGCCGACAAAAGCCGGCTGAGTTAAATCCACTTCTACTTCTTTGTCGGTGGACAAAGCCGGCTCCAATCTaatcacacaacacaacactctctctctcaccagcCCACACACAgctctctcccttctctctctctctctctctcctccgctTTATACTTTGTTGAGTCAAAAAATTTACAGACGAAGAagaaacctctctctctctctttctctctcgtcttcttcgCTTCTCTTCTACGAAACTAGACAAATGCAGAAGAACTGATTCTGCTTTCTTCTCGCATTCTCTCATTTAGGTGAGTTCAATTTTCTCAACCTATCTGCATGATTTGGTATCGGATCTCTTGTGTTTCAGTTTCAATGAGAGATCCGATAGactttaatctccgattttgaattttgattcttCCACCCCCCGATCTAAATCCGTCTTTTTGAGTTCATATTGATTAAATTAGTTTCCTGATTTAGCTTTAAGTTCGAATCGATTCGGATCGTGTGagtttttttactatatatatatacagttgcTGATAGTATAGTTCAGTTAGGTAGAGTCATCAGTAATAGACTTATAGTTGCATTTTGCTTCAGTGAGTCATACTTTCTTTATCTGGATCTTTATGCTCTGTCTTCGTCTGATCTCTGTGTTTGCAGGAAGGAGGGTGTTGATGTTCTGACGATCTGGTTTTAGTAGATCTGGGTAGGGGCAAGGTCTCTGGGGTCTACTCTTTGATTTTGTGTGAATCTTGAAGTGAAGTGTAATAAACAAGATATTATGACAAGTGCACTTGGATGGAGATTTCCTTCTACTAATGGGAATGGCCTTGCCCCAAGCGAGACGGTAATTAACttgatttgtgtatatatacgACTTTATCACAGTGCTTAGCTGCAGTATTAATTAGATCTGAGTTATTCTAGAGTGGTATTTCCATTTCTGGTGTATTACAAGGATTGATTAAGCTTGAGCTGATCCCATTGATGATTAATTATTCagtggtactttttttttttcttcctttgaatTGTATCTTGTGAGtaatctttatgttttgttatttcaCGTGTCTGCGTATCTCTCTTTACTGCTTTCTTCTTGTTTCGTTGTACTGTAGAAATGTTATAAGAAGTTTCCTTCTTTACATAAAAAAACCTTGATAGTCTTTTGCAGGACACTTTCCATTGCATAGGAGCAAACGTCTTGCaatttttttgatcttttaacTTAGATTTGTGTTGGCTGGTCTTGATTGCAGGAGAGAAATGGGGATATGAAGATGCATGATTCAGAGCCCCCAACTCCACATTCAACCACAAAGATGAATTTGAGGTAACACCATATATGATTACCAATCAGTGTGATAAAAAATCGAGGCATTGTCAGTATTTGTTGCACCTCAATCGTggattaataaaaatcaatattatctGGACTGGTTTCTTATGTCATTTTTTCAGATGAGACGTTTTAATTAGAAAGGCACAGCTATTAGCGACTTTGTAACTAACATTTTTTTCATCACTTGCAGAGACCGAACCACCAGCATGGAAGATCCAGACGGGACATTAGCAAGTGTTGCCCAATGCATCGAGCAGCTGCGCCAAGGTTCATCATCTGCACAAGAAAGAGAATACTGCCTGAAGCAGTTACTGGACCTTATAGAAATGCGTGAAAATGCATTCAGCGCTGTCGGATCACACTCCCAAGCTGTGCCAGTACTTGTCTCTCTTCTACGATCAGGATCACTTGGAGTGAAGATACAAGCTGCAACCGTCTTGGGTTCACTCTGCAAGGAGAACGAACTTAGAGTTAAAGTGTTACTTGGGGGATGCATTCCCCCATTGCTTGGCCTTCTCAAATCCAGTTCAGTTGAAGGGCAGATCGCTGCAGCAAAGACAATCTATGCTGTTTCTGAAGGTGGTGTGAAAGACCATGTTGgatcaaaaatattttccacTGAGGGAGTTGTACCGGTTCTCTGGGACCAGTTGCGCAGTGGAAATAAGAAAGGAGAGGTTGATGGTTTGTTAACTGGTGCACTTAAGAACCTTTCTAGCACCACAGAAGGATTTTGGTCTGAGACAATTCGAGCTGGGGGAGTTGATGTACTTGTTAAGCTGCTTGCAAGCGGGCAGTCAAGCACACTATCTAATGTCTGCTTCCTTCTTGCGTGTATGATGATGGAGGACGCCTCCGTTTGTTCCAGTGTATTGACTGCGGACATTACAAAACAGCTTCTCAAGTTATTAGGATCAGGTAATGAAGCCCCAGTGAGGGCGGAGGCAGCTGCTGCTCTCAAGTCGCTTTCTGCTCAATCTAAGGAAGCAAAGCGAGAAATCGCTAATTCTAATGGTATTCCTGTTCTAATTAATGCAACAATAGCTCCATCGAAAGAATTCATGCAAGGTGAATATGCCcaagcactacaagaaaatgcaATGTGTGCCCTTGCTAATATTTCCGGTGGTTTGTCATATGTCATATCAAGCCTTGGTCAGAGCCTTGAATCTTGCTCTTCACCTGCTCAGACTGCTGACACCCTTGGGGCGTTAGCTTCAGCATTAATGATATATGACGGCAAGGCAGAAACTACTAGAGCATCTGATCCATTGGTCGTTGAGCAGACTCTGCTAAAGCAGTTCAAGCCTCGTCTACCATTCCTGGTGCAAGAACGTACAATTGAAGCACTTGCAAGTTTGTATGGGAATTCCATACTCTCTATCAAACTTTCCAACTCGGATGCAAAACGTTTGCTTGTTGGTCTAATAACAATGGCGGTGAATGAGGTTCAAGATGAGCTTGTAAAGGCTCTTCTGATGCTGTGTAACCAGGAAGGTAGCCTGTGGCCTGCCTTACAGGGTCGTGAAGGGATCCAAATGCTGATATCTCTTCTGGGTCTTTCGTCCGAACAGCAGCAAGAATGTGCTGTTGCACTTCTTTGCCTTCTGTCTAACGAAAATGATGAAAGCAAGTGGGCCATCACTGCTGCTGGAGGTATACCTCCACTTGTTCAAATTCTAGAGACTGGGTCGGCCAAAGCCAGGGAAGACTCTGCaaccatccttaggaacttgtGCAATCATAGTGAAGATATACGTGCTTGTGTTGAAAGTGCTGATGCTGTCCCTGCTCTCTTATGGCTACTAAAGAATGGTAGTGCAAACGGTAAAGAAATAGCCGCCAAGACATTGAATCATTTGATTCATAAATCAGATACTGCAACAATCAGTCAGCTTACTGCTTTGCTTACCAGTGATCTACCTGAGTCGAAAATTTACGTTTTGGATGCATTGAAGAGTATGCTTTCTGTGGTCCCATTCAATGACATGTTACGTGATGGCAGTGCTTCGAATGATGCTATTGAGACCATGATCAAGTTAATGAGCTCTGCAAAAGAAGAGACTCAAGCAAATTCAGCCTCAGCTCTTGCAGCTATCTTTCAGATCAGAAAGGATTTGCGTGAGAGCGCTCTAGCCCTCAAAACTCTCTTGTCTGCCATAAAACTGCTGAATGTGGATTCGGAGAAGATTCTTGTTGAGTCTTGCCGCTGTCTGGCTGCAATTTTACTTTCAATTAAGGAGAATCGGGATGTGGCCATTTCTGCCAGAGAAGCATTGCCTACTCTGGTTTCTCTTGCCAATTCTTCCGTTCTAGAAGTTGCTGAGCAAGGAATGTGCGCTTTGGCTAATCTTATATTGGACAGTGAAGTGTCAGAGAAGGTCATTGTCGAAGATATTATTTTGTCAGCCACTAGAATCTTACGTGAAGGTACAGTGTCTGGAAAGACACTTGCTGCTGCTGCAATTGCCCGCCTGCTTAGTCGTCGCCGAATTGATTCTGCGTTGACAGATTCTGTGAACCGTGCTGGAACAGTGCTTGCCTTAGTGTCTCTTCTAGAATCTGCCGACGGAAGATCTGATGCAATATCAGAAGCCCTAGATGCGCTTGCTATATTCTCAAGATCAGGAGGTAATGGAAATGTAAAACCAGCTTGGGTCGTTTTGACTGAATCTCCTAACAGCATAGCCCCAATAGTCTCATCTATAGTGAGTGTTGCCAATCCTTCACTACAGGATAAAGCTATTGAAGTATTGTCAAGACTTTGCCGAGATCAGCCTATGGTTTTGGGAAACATGGTCAACAACGCCAGAGATTGCGTGTCATCTGTAGCTAAAAGGGTGATAAATACCAGGGACccgaaaataaaaattggtggAGCTGCTATTATTATTTGTGCTGCCAAAGTTAACGACGAGAAGATGATAGAAAATTTGAATGAGACACAATTGTGTGCCAAATTCGTTCAAGCACTTGTGCGGATTCTAGATTCATCTCAGATTTCTGTGCAAGATCAGGAAAAGGATGAGAAAGATAGAATCTGCATATGCATTCatcccaaagaaaaagaagaagatgaagaagaagaggcaacAGAAAATAGGGAGGGTTCCACGGGAGCAACAGTTATTTCTGGTGACAATTTAGCCATCTGGTTGCTCTCGGTTCTTTCTTGTCATGATGAAAAGAGCAGAGCAGTAATATTGGAGTCGGAAGGCATCGAGTTGATTACTGACAGGATAGGCAACCGTTTTCTCCAGGTATTTAACTCTCTTATAGATTACAGTCTTTGAGATCACAGCTTATCAGAAGCACTGATAAAAGAAAACCCACTGTGATAGCATTTAAcgtttaaactcattttgggaCGCTAGGTTGTCCTTTATATTGCTTTAGCTGCTAATCCTTTTTTACACTTCAGGCTGATAATGGACAAGACGCCAACATTTGGGTTTGTGCATTATTACTAGCCATACTTTTCCAGGACAGAGAAATCACCCGCTCACATGCAACAATGAAGGCTGTTCCAGTGCTCTCAAATCTTGTGAAGTCAGAGGAATACGCAGACAGATATTTTGCAGCACAAGCTCTAGCTAGTCTTGTCTGTAACGGTAGTCGGGGAACTCTTCTATCTGTTGCAAACTCTGGTGCTGCGGCTGGGTTTATATCATTGCTTGGTTGTTCTGATGATGACATAAAAGAACTTCTACAGCTATCGCAGGAGTTCGATTTAGTGCGGTACCCAGACCAGGTTGCCCTTGAAAGACTTTTCCGAGTTGAAGATATTAGAGTTGGGGCTACTTCTCGAAAAGCAATTCCCTTACTAGTTGAACTTCTTAAACCAATTCCAGACCGCCCCGGTGCTCCTCTTCTTGCACTTAATCTTCTAACTCAGCTTGCCGGAGACTGTCCACAAAATATGATTGTCATGGTAGAGTCAGGTGCTCTTGAGGGCCTCTCGAAATATCTTTCCCTTGGACCTCAGGACGAGCAAGAGGAAGCTGCAACAGTTCTTTTAGGCATCTTATTTAGCAGTGCTGAAATTCGAAGGCATGACTCAGCATTTGGTGCCGTCAGCCAACTTGTAGCAGTTTTGCGTCTAGGTGGAAGAGGAGCTAGGTACAGTGCTGCCAAGGCATTGGATAGTCTCTTTACCGCTGATCATATAAGAAATGCAGAGTCTTCTAGACAAGCTGTTCAGCCATTGGTAGAGATTCTCAACACTGGTTCAGAGAGGGAGCAGCATGCTGCTATTGCTGCACTTGTTAGGTTGTTGAGTGATAATCCATCACGGGCTTTGGCAGTTGCAGATGTGGAGATGAATGCGGTAGATGTTCTCTGCAGGATCCTTTCTTCAAACTATACGATGGAACTGAAGGGGGATGCTGCGGAGCTGTGCTATGTTCTGTTTGCAAATACAAGGATTAGGTCTACAGTTGCTGCAGCGCGTTGTGTTGAGCCACTTGTCTCTCTTCTTGTGACTGAGTTCAGCCCTGCTCAGCATTCAGTTGTACGTGCACTGGATAAGCTTGTCGATGATGAACAACTGGCTGAACTAGTTGCAGCTCATGGTGCTGTGGTTCCTCTTGTTGGCCTTCTCTATGGTAAAAACTATGTGCTTCATGAGGCGATATCCAGGGCTCTAGTAAAGTTAGGTAAGGACAGGCCTGCTTGTAAACTGGAAATGGTGAAAGCTGGAGTTATCGACTGCGTACTTGATATTCTCCACGAAGCTCCAGATTTTCTTTGTGCTGCGTTTTCGGAACTGCTTCGCATCCTCACAAATAATGCTACGATTGCCAAGGGACAATCTGCTGCGAAAGTGGTGGAGCCACTTTTCAATTTGCTGACAAGGTTGGAGTTTGGAGCTGATGGACAGCACAGTGCTCTGCAAGTTTTGGTCAATATCTTAGAACATCCACAATGCCGAGCTGAATATACACTTACACCGCACCAAGTGATTGAGCCGCTAATTCCGCTGCTGGAATCTCCATCCCCAGCAGTACAACAGTTGGCAGCTGAGCTTCTGTCCCATCTTCTCTACGAGGAGCATCTGCAGAAGGATCCATTAACACAACTTGCGATCGGACCTCTAATCCATGTGCTGGGATCTGGCATACACTTATTACAGCAAAGAGCTGTGAAAGCTCTCCTTAGCATTGCTCTAACTTGGCCAAATGAAATAGCTAAAGAAAGGGGTGTGAGTGAGCTGTCAAAGGTGATACTGCAAGCAGATCCATCACTTTCCAATGTGTTATGGGAGTCTGCAGCATCAATTTTGGTTATCATCTTGCAATTTAGCTCCGAATTTTACCTGGAAGTTCCTGTCGCTGTTCTTGTAAGACTGCTTCGTTCTGCTTCTGAAAACACCGTGGTTGGTGCACTTAACGCTCTTCTAGTGTTGGAAAGTGATGATGGAACCAGCGCAGAGTCCATGGCTGAAAGCGGTGCCATCGAAGCTTTACTTGATCTTTTGAGGTCTCATCAGTGTGAGGACACAGCGGCGAGACTGCTTGAGGTACTTCTCAATAACGTGAAGATAAGAGATTCAAAAGCCACCAAGACTGCAATCTTACCCTTGTCCCAGTACCTATTGGATCCACAGACCCAAGCTCAGCAAGCGCGTTTACTGGCAACTTTGGCCCTCGGTGATCTTTTCCAGAATGAAGCACTCGCTAGAAGCACTGACGCAGCTTCTGCTTGCCGTGCTTTAGTTAATGTCCTCGAAGAACAACCCACTGAAGAAATGAAAGTAGTTGCTATATGTGCCCTGCAAAACCTTGTCATGTATAGCCGGTCTAACAAAAGAGCAGTTGCCGAGGCAGGTGGTGTGCAGGTTGTCTTGGATCTGATCAGTTCCAGTGATCCTGAAACATCTGTTCAGGCTGCAATGTTCGTAAAACTACTTTTCTCTAATCACACCGTCCAAGAGTACGCATCTAGCGAGACTGTCCGAGCAATAACTGGTGAGAAAAGTTTCAGTACCctctttttcaatttgatttgcTGGTTCTTATTATTTATCTTATATCTTAGATGTTGCTTCCTTTTAATTTACAGCTGCTATTGAGAAGGACTTGTGGGCCACTGGAACTGTGAATGATGAGTATCTAAAAGCTTTAAACTCTTTGTTTAACAACTTCCCACGCCTAAGGGCCACTGAGCCTGCAACACTAAGTATACCACATTTAGTTACATCCCTGAAGACAGGATCAGAGGCAACTCAAGAAGCTGCCTTGGATGCGTTGTTTCTACTCAGACAAGCTTGGTCAGCCTGTCCGGCCGAAGTTTCCAGGGCCCAGTCAGTTGCTGCTGCAGACGCCATCCCCTTACTTCAGTACCTAATCCAATCAGGTCCACCGCGGTTCCAGGAGAAAG from Camelina sativa cultivar DH55 chromosome 9, Cs, whole genome shotgun sequence encodes:
- the LOC109126526 gene encoding uncharacterized protein LOC109126526, which encodes MSSIGANYAHLQVMQKKQKEKMMKKKLEKRRDGGVDGGEGGGVSSAGNRIFPVKSSPSSTYEVVERQE
- the LOC104713656 gene encoding uncharacterized protein LOC104713656 produces the protein MTSALGWRFPSTNGNGLAPSETERNGDMKMHDSEPPTPHSTTKMNLRDRTTSMEDPDGTLASVAQCIEQLRQGSSSAQEREYCLKQLLDLIEMRENAFSAVGSHSQAVPVLVSLLRSGSLGVKIQAATVLGSLCKENELRVKVLLGGCIPPLLGLLKSSSVEGQIAAAKTIYAVSEGGVKDHVGSKIFSTEGVVPVLWDQLRSGNKKGEVDGLLTGALKNLSSTTEGFWSETIRAGGVDVLVKLLASGQSSTLSNVCFLLACMMMEDASVCSSVLTADITKQLLKLLGSGNEAPVRAEAAAALKSLSAQSKEAKREIANSNGIPVLINATIAPSKEFMQGEYAQALQENAMCALANISGGLSYVISSLGQSLESCSSPAQTADTLGALASALMIYDGKAETTRASDPLVVEQTLLKQFKPRLPFLVQERTIEALASLYGNSILSIKLSNSDAKRLLVGLITMAVNEVQDELVKALLMLCNQEGSLWPALQGREGIQMLISLLGLSSEQQQECAVALLCLLSNENDESKWAITAAGGIPPLVQILETGSAKAREDSATILRNLCNHSEDIRACVESADAVPALLWLLKNGSANGKEIAAKTLNHLIHKSDTATISQLTALLTSDLPESKIYVLDALKSMLSVVPFNDMLRDGSASNDAIETMIKLMSSAKEETQANSASALAAIFQIRKDLRESALALKTLLSAIKLLNVDSEKILVESCRCLAAILLSIKENRDVAISAREALPTLVSLANSSVLEVAEQGMCALANLILDSEVSEKVIVEDIILSATRILREGTVSGKTLAAAAIARLLSRRRIDSALTDSVNRAGTVLALVSLLESADGRSDAISEALDALAIFSRSGGNGNVKPAWVVLTESPNSIAPIVSSIVSVANPSLQDKAIEVLSRLCRDQPMVLGNMVNNARDCVSSVAKRVINTRDPKIKIGGAAIIICAAKVNDEKMIENLNETQLCAKFVQALVRILDSSQISVQDQEKDEKDRICICIHPKEKEEDEEEEATENREGSTGATVISGDNLAIWLLSVLSCHDEKSRAVILESEGIELITDRIGNRFLQADNGQDANIWVCALLLAILFQDREITRSHATMKAVPVLSNLVKSEEYADRYFAAQALASLVCNGSRGTLLSVANSGAAAGFISLLGCSDDDIKELLQLSQEFDLVRYPDQVALERLFRVEDIRVGATSRKAIPLLVELLKPIPDRPGAPLLALNLLTQLAGDCPQNMIVMVESGALEGLSKYLSLGPQDEQEEAATVLLGILFSSAEIRRHDSAFGAVSQLVAVLRLGGRGARYSAAKALDSLFTADHIRNAESSRQAVQPLVEILNTGSEREQHAAIAALVRLLSDNPSRALAVADVEMNAVDVLCRILSSNYTMELKGDAAELCYVLFANTRIRSTVAAARCVEPLVSLLVTEFSPAQHSVVRALDKLVDDEQLAELVAAHGAVVPLVGLLYGKNYVLHEAISRALVKLGKDRPACKLEMVKAGVIDCVLDILHEAPDFLCAAFSELLRILTNNATIAKGQSAAKVVEPLFNLLTRLEFGADGQHSALQVLVNILEHPQCRAEYTLTPHQVIEPLIPLLESPSPAVQQLAAELLSHLLYEEHLQKDPLTQLAIGPLIHVLGSGIHLLQQRAVKALLSIALTWPNEIAKERGVSELSKVILQADPSLSNVLWESAASILVIILQFSSEFYLEVPVAVLVRLLRSASENTVVGALNALLVLESDDGTSAESMAESGAIEALLDLLRSHQCEDTAARLLEVLLNNVKIRDSKATKTAILPLSQYLLDPQTQAQQARLLATLALGDLFQNEALARSTDAASACRALVNVLEEQPTEEMKVVAICALQNLVMYSRSNKRAVAEAGGVQVVLDLISSSDPETSVQAAMFVKLLFSNHTVQEYASSETVRAITAAIEKDLWATGTVNDEYLKALNSLFNNFPRLRATEPATLSIPHLVTSLKTGSEATQEAALDALFLLRQAWSACPAEVSRAQSVAAADAIPLLQYLIQSGPPRFQEKAEFLLQCLPGTLVVTIKRGNNMKQSVGNPSVFCKITLGNNPPRQTKVISTGPNPEWDESFSWSFESPPKGQKLHISCKNKSKMGKSSFGKVTIQIDRVVMLGAVAGEYSLLPESKSGPRNLEIEFQWSNK